A window of Centropristis striata isolate RG_2023a ecotype Rhode Island chromosome 13, C.striata_1.0, whole genome shotgun sequence genomic DNA:
tacatCTTGCAAGAGGAGCTTGAAGTCACAGGTGATATTAACATAACgcgtctgtcacttgacgtgacctctgtgacagcggtctgaccgtctaaaggggggcaaggcaatgaccacacgtcacatgactcagcaccacaatgTTGAGTACAACGACATTttccatcaacccgtccaaaacgtttaaaaacacacaaacaatatgacagaggtgaagaggacaggaagacagagatgaagaaaaggaaatcacagcacaacgtgaggagaggaaaggaggaaaaaactatgaaaaaacctcagcaacataaacATAATACACCTGCAGCCGTTTCATCAAATGTTCACAGACCCTCCTGTAATAAAACAAGGTTCCTCCTTCAGCTTGTTCATATAAAGAGCAGGGCCGGGGGTCTTTTCATGGCAAAAACGTTTTCTTTtctaataaaaatgttcttggaAATCCCCTGAAAGTAGCGAGACGGATGGTTCTGAGTCATCTGCTCCTCTCCAGAATACTTAATAACTTCTCAAAGACAATTCAGCTCACAAGTCCTTCAGCGTGGCTCACCGTCGAGGGATATCTCCACTCTGAGTCACATAATAAGATCTGATGAATACAAATCTGGCAAAGAGCAGACGATGATTAAAGTTctatatttgtctttattttatatgattGATTTCTTCCCGCTCCCTCACAACAGAACCAGGTTAAACACTTCTATAGACAAACTGtaaatgacaaattaaaacattaatagaTCAACGGGATAgatcaataaacattttttttctttttttaaaatattttttatttatgaaatgctCTGTACAAACATAAAAAGCACACATGgatacaatttattttcttttttctttgtaacgTTTGTGAACTGAAATTTACAGCCCCCACcgaaaaaagatataaaatgacacaaaaaggacacaaaatgaccaaaaaaatacataaaaatgaccataaaaagacacaaaagaaccaaaaagagaaacaaaagacgtaaaatcaccaaaaataacataaaaagaaaaacaattaccaaaaaaaaagacacaaaattaccaaaaaaagatacaaaaacaaaacaaaaagatgtaaaatcactgcaaattatttgtttcttacctcttatcttaagatttaaaaaaacctttttatttagatttagaagtgatttggaagtgttacataatttgaTAACAAGCACACCCtgctttataattaatttaactcCAAATGGGtttataatttactgtattgaCATCCCGCTGTTTTGAGGAAGTCTTAAAAATAGCAATTGAAACCAGAagctcattaggaaaatgtttactgagttaATTAATAAAGAGAAAAGTAGGACCATTTTCTCTTAAACCtcgacacaatttttttttgccgctaatggagttgccccctgctggccaacataaagaatgcaggtttaaggcactgaACACATATGTACACTCTAAGAAAAGATTCAGGAGaacaattttttaaagttgagccagtttcattttttagagtgtaaaatgacagaaaaaccagaaaaaagaaaaacagaaaaaatgaccaaaaagagaaacaaaagacgtaaaatcaccaaaaatcacataaaaagaaaaacaaataccaaaaaaagacacaagaaagtcacaaaaaagacacaaaaaaagacacaaaaagacataaaaattacccaaaaaagacacaaaatgaccaaaaaaagaaacaaaaacaaaacaaaaagatgtaaaatcactgcaaattatttgtttcttacctcttatcttaagataaaaaatgtttctgtctctgtgtgtgtgctgtgtctCTCAGAGATGATCCGCTCAGCGACTCCGTTCCCTCTGGTCAGCCTCTTCTTCATGTTCATCGGCTTCGTCCTCAACAACATCGGACACGTCCGTCCTCACCGCTCCATCCTGGCCTTCGTCTCTGGGATCTTCTTCATCCTCTCAGGTAAACCTCAGGGCCTCAGGGCCCCATTCACAAAGCGTTCTTAAGGGGAAAACGCTTCTTAAGGGACATTTTCTTCTTcactttgctcttaagacaacattttgtaatttgtaagaagttcctaagacatacgacaattcttaagaaaaaaaaatggtgaaaagcatttaagaacattctcaggaacatccttttttttaggtctgggttcttatgggtttaGAAGACTTTTGTGAACGTGTCCCCTGGTCTTCTGTCATATCTTGTCTCCTTCTCGTCTTTGTCCAACCCCTGATGTATTGTCTGTCCCAGGTCTGGCTCTGGTGGTGGGTCTGGTGCTCTACATCTCCAGTATCAATGATGAGATGTTCAACAGGACGAAGAGCAGCGAGGCCTTCTTCTCCTATAAATACGGCTGGTCCTTCGCCTTCGCTGCCATCTCCTTCCTGCTCACTGAGGtcagacaaacaaaacaccTGATCTAccaaacacatgaatacaaataagaaattaactctaaaaacaagataaattatcttggtaagaaccaaataatcatcaggtcactctgctcgggccagttcatcactgctggcagctttcatttatctggttttaagagttaatttcttattttaggtgttcaacatgcttatttctagatttaataatcttaatttaagaaatcttgtcaaggtaaattatctgtccatgcagcaagatcatttccctcagatttactgtttttttgcagtgtgctgatTCTATAATGGTTCATTGTTTCCTCGAGGCAACAGAGCAATTTTCCATAATGGAATGTTGTTGCCTCAGAGCAATGGctgcattttaacaagttttatgaaaataagataaattgcatgaaactattgaaaatgaaggtttactcaacTATTAGTaggaatacattttttccagatataaaagggccaggaaattatgttttgagtgattttttgtggcgcaaaatgtcaaagctgtttcctttggaaaagtctgcaaaaaagcgtttcaatatggccttctggaggtcatgtgactaattaaagcattgctattggttccctatactcttccctcttttttaaagtatcacatcactcaaaaacatgcattgtagaaatctgacaggccaGAAATGGGGATGTtgtctgagggcaacaccgtaccaacTGACTGCACAAGCTATCAGAAATGCtgctttctgttttcatttggggtttttttactgAAAGTATAGTTATTATAAAGTTAATATATGGTTAATATGGTGTAGTATCTGCCTTCACACAGCATCCTGAGGGCTCACTGCCCTCTGGTGGTGGCACATAAGAACTGCAACACAACATTAACTTAAAGGAACAACTCACcccaaaataacaaatacaGATTGAAAAAAAGCACTacagggaagaggaggaagaaattGGGGGGTCAATGGTTGATGTAAGTGTGAACATTAGTGTAATTGTTGGTCATATCAATAATGACCAaagttaaagtggcaaatctacaagaaaaaaagtcgcagatttaagagatttaaagtggcgaatctgtgcgacaaaaagtctcagatttaggagaaaaaagttggaaaaaagctactttttttcttgcagatccaccaatttaaatctcataaatctgtgcatttttttctcgtagatttgccacttttatctcgtaaacttttttctcaaaatatgacccccttCCCtggggtccgtatgtttttttacacattctggcagtatgtaatatcctccaatattctctcgggttgaaatttagaatttgcaagtatttcaatgagtgtcctattaagggttaatgtgcTGTGTCCCTGCAGAGTGCAGGCGTGATGTCCGTCTACCTCTTCATGAAGCGCTACAGTGCCGAGGAGCTCTACCAGCCCCGTCACCCCAGCTTCTACCGGCCCCGCCTCAGCACCTGCTCCGACCACTCGGGCCAGTTCCTCCACCCCGAGGCCTGGTCTCGGGGCCGGAGCCCCTCAGACATCTCCAGCGAAGCGTCGCTGCAGATGAGCTCCAGCTACCCCGCTCTGCTCAAGTGTCCCGACTACGACCAGGTGTCCTCCTCGCCCTGCTGAGGCTCCAGGAGACACAACTAGAGATTTACTGTCAGGTTGATGTTTTCAGGGAGGAAGATGTTGTGACTGACCTGAGGACTTTTTACAGGCTCACACATGCTGACTGGGGTTTGTTGTCGTAGGCAGAGTCTGCAGGATTTAGAAACATGTATGGTTAAATTGGTTTCCAGGAGATAACCTTCGACCTTTATGTGAAAGAGGGGAAATGTTCTGTATTTTGGTTTCAATGTgtcttttatgtgcattttatcCCTctatcttcatcttcttcatttTGCAATTTGACATTGCAAAAAAGTcgtgtgtgtctaaaaaccagataaattaaagctgccagcagtgatgaactggcccgagcagagtgacctgatgattatttggttcttaccaagataaaaaaactttttgtgtcttttttttttttgtgattttacgtcttttgtgtcctttttttgtggtttttttttgtctttttatgtctcttttggtcattttacgtcttttgtttcttttttggtcaatttacatattttttgtctttttttgttgtctttttgtgtttttttttgtcattttgtgtcttttttacgtcttttttgtgtctttttggtcttttttgtgtcttttttggtaattttgtgtcttattacattatttggtcacaaaatgaccaaaaaaagacacaaaaaagaccaaaaagagacaaaaagacacaaaaaagacgtaaaaattaccaaaaaagacacaaaatgacaaaaatacacaatgaactggcccgagcagagtgatctgacaatgatttgtttcttaccaagataaaaaaaaaaaaactagatttagaagtgttctaATTCATcaaattcatcttgttttacaagttaatttcttattttaaccattcaacatgcttgtttctagatttaacaatcttaatttaataaatcttgtcaaggtaaattatctgtccatgcagcaagatcatttccctcagatttactgtttgatctggtttttagactaaacaccttttttgcagtgtactattTAACTTTAGGAGGTTTTTTTTGCTCTGTGTCCCTCAATAATCAACTATAAATAAGCATTAATAAGCATTAGGCTAACGTGATGCTTTCTCCCAAAGGTAAAGATTGTATAACAAGCGTTAGATGGCAGGTGAAGGTCCCGGAAGATAAAAAGGCTCAATGTGTCCTTTAAACATGAATCCAGGCTGAAGAGTCATAATGGAAATGTGAATTTAGTTAATTTGGTAAATGAGGAAGTGATCCAGGTGATCCAGgtttttttctatctttcatgtgcagctgttgtataaataaatgatgatgtaAAGATGATGCTGCATATTAAttatctgctgtttttctgAGTATGTGAGAATTCCTCTGTATAATAAATGTCCTAACAGTAATTCTACATGTATCCACTAGGAGGCACtatgtgtttttctcttgtttggAGTGACATTTTACTTTCACAGGTCAcagttggtgttttttttacagatgttttgtcaaataaaaatcACGATTCTCTTAACACTTTGTCAAATTCTGtacagcacactgcaaaaaggtgtggcTTCCAATGtgtgaatatattatatatggttgtttggtatcattgtaaaggagaatcTATGGCTTTCATTTAAGACCAAAGTTGTATCTTTCTGACAaacacagaggtcacatgacctctttaaaccataaattacacacattttcccACAATTTTGGCCTAAACTATCTAGTTGATGTGATCCCTGTAGGATCAAGGGACATCAGGGAccaaaaaccaacaactgcAACACTTAATAGACTCTGTCAGTTCAGGAAAAGTATAATATATCCATACTATTTCTTTGTGAGAGGTTATTGTGAGCCTTAAATTAGAAGTCAGCGGCTCAGGCCAGTTCACCTCCATTCATTCTTTGGAGCAGTTTGTCAGAAAGATCCAACTTTGGGCttataccaggggtctcaaactcacggccctcgtgacgatattttgtggcccccaccttgatatgaaagtttaatgtgagttttaaatgaatggcactttaccgtgttgttacctttatttactttttttggtaattttgtgtctttttttttagtaattttgtgtcttttgatggtaattctgtgtcttttttggtcattttatgtctttttttaaaataatttaagtttttttctgtcatttgtgtctttttttggtcattttgtttctttttgggtcattttgtgtcttttttaataaaaataaattgtgctaattctgtgtattttttggtcattttgtgtcttttttaaagtaatttagtgttttttcagtaattttgtgtcttttttgtttagtaattttgtgtcttttttgtttagtaattttgtgtcttttttggtaattttgtgtcttttttttggtcattttgtgtcttttttttggtcattttgtgtcttttttttggtcattttgtgtcttttttttgggtaattttgtgtctttttttttgtcattttgtgtcttttttaagtaatttagttgtttttttctgtcattttgtgtacttttttttttttttttttttaattgtctcttttttgggtcattttgatactgcctccagcggtttgagacccctggcttCAATGAAAGCCATGGATCCTCCTTTACAATGATACCGTAACTTTCACAGCTTGACATCCagcagaaatggattcagcacaaaaaaaaatactagaggaacaaccaagaaaacacttttaccccAAAATCCCTCCAGAGTTCCAGAAGTCTGAAGTTACAGCCCTGTGTTCTATTATTGAGgaggccactagagggcgctctCTCCccactcacctcctcctcttcttctctcccctCAGACTGGAGAATCTGAGCAGCTCAACATGTTCCTTTACCtccttttatttcttatttcacaTGTTCTCTAACAGGATTCCTCTGCACGATGTGTTATTCATTCAGCACGCTCTGCAGAAATATCTGTATAATTCATTAGTGATAGCTCATTACTTATGCCAATAAGTAGGTCAAGACaaacatcaataataaatacacCGTACATGTGCTGTAAGCTTTATGTATACTTTATATATTGATACACGTAATGTACAACGTGACCCAGAGCTTTTACAGAGAATATAAAAGTTAATGTAATTATTAGAAGATAATATTCTGCCCTGACCACAACAAggctttcattttattttacaatcacATAGAAAACTACTGCTGTCTATAGTTTTTGACATCATCATCAAtgatattatcatcatcatcatcatattacTTCACtataatcatcatcatgaacatcaaacatcattttcactataatctttatcatcatcatcataaataCGACCGTCTTTCTCACTCATAATCATGGCTTTTTAAAGAGCATCGTCACAGTTATTGAccaatatcatcatcatcatcatcatcatcttcatatgtttttgtatgattgcactgtgaaaaaaggtgtttaaaaaccagataaaaacagtaaatctgagggaaatgatcttgctgcatggacagataatttaccttgacaagatttcttaaattaagattattaaatctagaaataagcatgttgaacacttaaaataagaaattaactcttaaaatgttagataatttatcttgttttaagagttaatttcttattttaagcgattaacgtgcttatttctagattgaataaaaaacagaaaaaatagtcaggaaaacagaaaaaagtcagaaaaacaggggggaaattaatcagaaaaacaggggaaaaaaaattcagaagaacaggaaaaaaaattcagaaaaacagaaaaaaaatcataaaaacaggaaaaaatagtcagaaaaacagaaaaaaaatagtcagaaaaacagcgggaaaaaataataaaaacagaaataaattagTGAGAAAAACAgcgggaaaaaataataaaaacagaaaaaaaagtcagaaaaacagaaaaaaaattcagaaaaacagaaaaaaaaaatcaggaaaacaggagaaaaattagttataagaacagaaaaaaaatcagtcagaaaactaaaaaaagtcagaaaaactgaaaaaaataattaagaaaaacagaaaaaaattagtcagaaaaacagaaaaactccttaaaataagaaattaacaattatttctttcttaccaagataaaaaaaaaactttagatttagaagtgtaagataatttatctggttttaagagttaatgtcttattttaagtgttcaacatgcttatttctagatttaataatcttaatttaataaatcttgtcaaggtaaattatctgtccatgcagcaagatcatttgcctcagatttactgtttgatctggtttttagacacctttttttttacagtgtgtgtttaagGCTTTTTGTAAAGAAGACCCCAAACTTGAGCGGATGCAAACGTCAGCCTGAAGGCTCCAACATGTTACACAGAGTGTGCATACTACAACAAAGAGACCAGAAAAcctatacattatatatacacatacataactTAAGCATACGTTGTTTAACATTTACAGGTAGTATTAAACCATTtcacaaatgaaaataaatacaaaaaatgatagCTGGTTATTAtttagatacttttttttttttaaagaggaacaCAAAAGCAAGCAAGGATTCTTTAGGATTACAAACCAAATGCAAACAGGATCACAACAATACATGGACCTTCActgacaggagaaaaaaagcttAATCAGACTGGTACCCTATTGGGCCTTCGCACCGCCATGAAGAGAACCTGCCAGCAGACTTTAAAGTTACAATCCTTAAGATTTACACTAATTctgcattttctgtatttgcatTCTGTTGGTGTAGAGTCCACCGTTTCTCTGCAGAATCCACTTACGCAAGAAAACAATGCATGCATGTAACTTAGTGGAGGTTTTAtagcattttgtaatttttatttagTGGATATCAGTtaggaaaaagtgttttttgtcttaaaatagtctaaataaacataatctggaaaaaaattaaaaagtcagaagttttttggggtttgttgtccgaAGGCAACTTTGTAGCATAACGGTTCACTAGTGAAAAagacaaggagagaggaggaggaggagagagagagagagagagaaagaggaggaggaggtggagagaggaggaggaggaggaggaggaggagagagagagagaggaggaggaggtggagagagagagagagagagagagagaggaggaggaggtggagagagagagagagagagagagaggaggaggaggtggagagaggaggaggaggaggaggagagagaggaagaggagggagaggaggaggaggaggaggagagagagaggaagagaaggagagagaaaaagagagaggaggaggagagagaaggaggaggaggaggaggagagagaggaagaggaggaagaggaggagagagagagaggaagagaaggagagagaggaagagaaggagagagagaaagagagaggaggaggagagaggaggagaaggataTATCAGTCTCATTGTTTACTGTATCAGCTGTTTAATGCAAACCcaatatttcacattaaaagcgtGAAACACTgggtggcttttattttgaagcagtcaatggaaacactttttgtatgcatgtgcatttttttcacatcatcAGACCAGCAGTGCAGTAGGCAGctcataataatttaatttttctgcAACCTGATGACGTGTCTATGTGTTTTAGGGTTTTCTCTGGACACAGTTtgccaaaaaaagtgaaattatccCCAACTTTGGAATAAAGCGATGCTGCAGCTTTCCATAGACGTTGCATGGCAGCTCCAAGCATTTTGCTGCTGCGTTGTGCATTTTCAGCCTTACAAGCCTTGTACAAGAGGATGCATGGTTGCAGTTTTATCAGTTGCCTTGTTACCTTTTTGTTACCTCTATTAAACACAGTTGTTGTTTCATCAAATCAACCAGAACTGAAATCTTAAGGATTACAACTTTAAGCCAAGAAAAGCAAGTTTCATCTCAAGCTTCGGCAAGAGCTCCTTTTCTACtcaactaaaatataaaaagtatgcaCATTTCAAAATTCTCTGCTCcacacaaataaatgaaatcagCCCAGCTGACTCAAGActgcactgcagaaaaggtgtttagtctaaaaaccagataaaaacagtaaatctgagggaaatgatcttgctgcatggacagataatttaccatgacaagatttcttaaattaagattgttaaatctagaaataagcatgttgaacgcttaaaataagagattaactcttaaaatgttagataatttatcttgttttaagagttaatttcttattttaagtgttcaacatgcttatttctagatttaataaaaaacaggaaaaaatagtcagagaaacagaaaaaaaatagtcagagaaacagaaaaaatagtcagaaaaacagaaaaaaattgttagaaaaacagaaaaaaaaattcagaaaaacagaaaaaaaattgtcagaaaaaacagaaaaataataatcggaaaaacagaaaaaaatagtcagaaaaaaagtcagaaaaacagaaaaaaatacgtcagaaaaacagaaaaataataatcagaaaaacagaaaaaaatagtcagaaaaacagaaaaactccttaaaataagaaattaactcttaaacaagataaattaaagtgaagtgaaattatctgtccatacagcaagatcatttccctcctcccctgtttttatcttgtttttaaacacattttttgcagtgtgtgatgCTTTGTTAGGAACCTAAATGTAAGCCAGCGCTGTTTTCTGAGGTTACTCTGAGCAAGGCTTCAGCCGTGGCACCTGGAGAGAAAAACTCAGCACCAGAGTGAGATGACGACGTGGTCCGGTGAGGTTATGCTGCACTGATCCACCAACCGCCTCCAAAACGTCTCTGTTCAGTCTTCGTTCTCTGCAGAGCCGACCGAACGTCCAAACTCTGATTCTGAATTACGACTTTTTCATAAAGCACAGTGGAGGGAACGCTTTATATGCACTCATAACGTAGATGCTGTGTGCATCGATGGCATGCACACTGCTCctgcatacatatacacacacacacacacacacaaacacacacacacacacaaacatattggTCTATaataacacacatgcatgcatgtgcacctGAAACATGGCAGTTGTGCTTTAGGGAGACGTAGAAACATGTGACCatgagagggggagggaggggccGTGGATGAGATGGAGGAGAAAATAAAGATGGCTGCTTGGTCGTTCATGTGCTGCTCCATGCAAGAGTCCACATGTCTGGAGCTGGAGCTCCAACGTCCACAgtagtgtgtgttttctccgCGGCAAGTGCACAATTGTAGCAAGTGCACAACTTGCAGTAAGTGCACAACTTGTAGCATATGCACAACTTGTAGCAAATGCACAACTTGAAGGAAGTGCACAACTTGTAGCAACTGCACAATTTGTAGCAAGTGCACAACTTGTAGCAACTGCACAATTTGTAGCAAGTGCACAACTTGTAGCAAGTGCATAAGTTGAAGCAATTGCACAACTTGTAGCAAGTGCACAACTTGCAGCAAGAGCACAACTTGTTGCAAGTGCAGAACTTGTAGCAAGTGCACAACTTGTAGTACGTGCACAATTGTAGCGAGCGCACAATTTGTAGCAAGTGCACAACTTGTAGCAAGTGCACAACTTGAAGCAAGTGCACAACTTGAAGCAAGTGCACAACTTGTAGCAAGTGCACAACTTGTAGCAAGTGCACAATTTGTAGCAAGTGCACAATTTGTAGCAAGTGCACAACTTGTAGCAAGTGCACAACTTGTAGCAAGTGCACAATCTGTAGCATGTGCACAACTTGTAGCAAGTGCACAACTTGTAGAAAGCGCACAACTTGTAGCAAGTGCACAACTTGTAGCAAGTGCACAACGTGTAGATAGTCCAGGGGAAACACGGAGGTTCATATTCAAAGTAATTTCTGTGGCGAaccagcttgtgtttgtgtgtttatgagctgaaggggagaagatggaggagctggaggaggtggaCAAGAAGAAGATGGTCCTTCTTCATTTCTTGTTGGCGATGCGTCTCTTCCTGGTGGCCAGCATGTCGTAGAAGGGGTCTCTGCTGATGCTCGCCCTGCAGAAGAAGCCAATCAAAGGGACAcagatgaaataaataataaggcCACATGAGAGGAGGGTCTCCAGCATCTTTGATATGGAAATGGAGGCACATTTATACAAACCCCTGCCTTAACtagatcaaaaaaaaaaaaagaaaaaagtttgtgCAGTGACCTAGTTTGGTTTCCATGGTTTCTGAATAGGACCCCCGCCCCCCCCAACCTCCCAAGTTTTTTCTTGGTACTCCGCTTTGCTGGAACCTCGTAGtaaaacacacaatcacagtTTTTTCTCATGATATTCTGCAGGTTTAAAGGTCTGAAGGGCGGCGAACACAGGTGCTCAAGACTCTTCCGCGTTC
This region includes:
- the cacng5b gene encoding voltage-dependent calcium channel gamma-5 subunit, translating into MSACSRKALTLLSSVFAISGLGLLGVAVSTDYWLYLEEGVIMPLNQSVDIKTSLHSGLWRVCFLAGDESGRCFTIAYIMPMNIQLTSESTVNVLKMIRSATPFPLVSLFFMFIGFVLNNIGHVRPHRSILAFVSGIFFILSGLALVVGLVLYISSINDEMFNRTKSSEAFFSYKYGWSFAFAAISFLLTESAGVMSVYLFMKRYSAEELYQPRHPSFYRPRLSTCSDHSGQFLHPEAWSRGRSPSDISSEASLQMSSSYPALLKCPDYDQVSSSPC